One window of Papaver somniferum cultivar HN1 chromosome 9, ASM357369v1, whole genome shotgun sequence genomic DNA carries:
- the LOC113313754 gene encoding F-box protein At3g07870-like, translated as MVNRLPTDIVLDIITRLPTESILDCKLVCRSWRNLVSHHPSFAQMHLARLHGHDSGKLSFLAVVYKGRTLENLLHYFEYNENTDHETTIHNTRRMNSTLPFPFRFSHFRIMGSFNGLVCLFGWQDNVYFICNPMTKEYVMFPNYISDKFSTRGKGFGYLNSTNEYKVVEFYEELNFIKAAVYTLGSGKGWRNVGQWDSMLCNVKSSCGAFANGAIYWMDCKERKLFVFDLVEEKFREHVALPPHPQLGSHYTPLCFIGDLGGVLYYYAGTFYNEITNFRSYEIWLLKKKNNIPVMKKQVEHEPFGWSKFSLPQSKHPFASTTYPLTFTKSGSVLSYCQYTLDIYNAVASTSKQLVGFAGTGIILCNIVPHKNTFISLKELGEEDVKTMESAEIEEAKAVT; from the coding sequence atggtgaatCGTCTCCCAACAGATATTGTACTCGACATTATCACTCGACTACCAACTGAATCCATTCTTGATTGCAAATTAGTTTGCAGATCATGGAGGAATTTGGTTTCTCATCATCCATCGTTCGCTCAAATGCATCTAGCTCGTTTACATGGTCATGATTCTGGTAAGTTAAGTTTTCTTGCGGTAGTTTATAAGGGGCGTACACTAGAAAATCTCCTTCACTATTTTGAGTATAAtgagaatactgatcatgagacaACTATCCATAACACTAGAAGGATGAATTCAACCCTTCCGTTTCCGTTTAGATTTTCTCATTTCCGCATAATGGGTTCGTTTAATGGTTTAGTCTGTCTATTTGGATGGCAAGATAATGTTTATTTTATATGTAACCCCATGACTAAAGAATATGTTATGTTTCCGAATTATATCAGTGATAAGTTTAGTACTCGTGGGAAGGGATTTGGTTACCTTAACTCAACTAATGAGTATAAAGTGGTTGAATTTTATGAGGAACTTAATTTTATTAAGGCTGCCGTATACACCCTCGGCAGCGGCAAAGGGTGGAGAAATGTTGGGCAGTGGGATTCTATGCTTTGCAACGTTAAATCTTCTTGTGGTGCGTTTGCAAATGGAGCAATTTATTGGATGGATTGTAAAGAAAGAAagctttttgtttttgatttggttgaggAAAAATTCCGTGAACATGTTGCACTACCTCCTCACCCACAACTGGGGTCTCATTACACCCCGCTTTGCTTTATTGGGGATCTGGGAGGGGTTTTATATTATTATGCTGGAACATTCTACAATGAAATCACCAATTTCAGAAGTTATGAGATATGGCtactgaaaaagaagaacaatatTCCTGTCATGAAAAAGCAGGTGGAACATGAGCCATTTGGTTGGAGTAAGTTTAGTCTTCCCCAAAGTAAACACCCATTTGCCTCTACCACATACCCATTAACCTTTACCAAGAGTGGCAGTGTTTTAAGTTACTGTCAATACACTCTGGATATTTACAATGCAGTAGCTTCAACCTCCAAACAGCTTGTGGGTTTTGCTGGTACTGGTATTATATTATGTAATATAGTTCCTCACAAGAATACCTTCATTTCGTTGAAAGAATTAGGAGAAGAAGATGTCAAAACAATGGAGTCAGCTGAAATTGAAGAGGCAAAAGCCGTGACTTGA